The sequence AGGAGAAAAGATAAAGTGGCTTATGTCCGATTGAAGGTCTGCGGCATAACAAACGAAGAAGATATAAAAATTTGTGCTCAAGCGGGGGTTGATGCTTTAGGATTTGTAGTTGAATATCCAATAGATGTGCCCTGGAACATCAATGGGCTTTATGCAAAAAAGCTTTTGTCTCTTGTCCCGCCATTTGTAACCTCAGTTCTGGTGACAGGTGGAGAAAATAAGAAAATTATTGCTCTGGTGAGACTTTTAAAGCCTGATTGCGTTCAAATCCACTGGAGAAAAAATCCTGATGAAACAAAAGAACTTGTTGATGTTACCAAAAAAGAAGGAATAAAAACTATTCAGGTTTTGAGGATTAATACTAACATTAATGAGACAGATTCCGAAACAAAGGAATTCATTGCTGCTTCAAAGGCATATGCTTCAACCGGCATTGATGCTTTGCTTGTTGATGCTTTCACAGAAGAGAAACCGGGTGGCACAGGCATATCTTTGAGCTTCAAACTTTTAAGAAAAATAAGGGAAAATATAAACATCCCATTGATCATAGCGGGGGGAATAAATCCATCTAATGTTAAAAAATATATAGAATATGTAAAACCATTTGCCATAGATGTGATAACTGGTGTGGAAAAAGAAAAAGGAAAGAAAGACAAAGAAAAGGTTGAAGAGCTAGTGAAAATCCTAAGGAGAACGTAAAAGTATTTTTACTGAGAACATACATTTTTTGTTTTTGCAGGAAATCTGCCTTAAAATGGATCTTTTTAGTGCTTATCAGGATTGCTAAAAGATAGCGCAAAGTTAACTAACGTTATGAATAAAGTAGTTTACAGAAAACAGGTGAAAACTCAAAAATCCCAATACAATGCATTCGGGGATGGCTTTCCCCTTATAATTGTTTTTTTAATCTCAAGGATTTCTCCTGTTTTGTCTGGCGCAAAATTATCTTTAGTGATTTTGATATCCATAGAGACTCCACCACAACTTGGAAGCCATAGTTTACCTATAGAGCAGCTTCCATGTGAACCATGGCTGATCTCGCAACTCTTGACATGAGAAATACCGGGGAGAGTGCGACCAACATAAGTTTCTGTTATAGGATATTGATTTAACAAATAATGGAGGTTAATTCCTGTTTTTGAGATGGCATTTTCGTGATTTATTGCTCTGGCCAGAGCAATAAACCTAAAGAGAGATTCAAGCTCAACATAAATTGGTTTTTCCTCTGCTATCTGTTTATATTTTGCAGTGAAATTCTCTGCAAATCTTTTAGCTAATGGGTCAGGATAACCAGTACTCGTCACCTCTCCTGTCTTGGCAAGAAATTCTTCTTCAGTTAAAAGTCTTATCTGACATTGTTTGATAATTACTATTCCCTTGTTTTTTACATATAAAACATTGCCAGGGAAAAACCAGAATCTATTAAGTGAAGGAGATAAAGAAACAGGTTGACCCCGAATACAATCCCCTTTAACTTTATTTAAGGTCATATCACTAAGGTCTTCAAACCCCTCAATTCCTAAAAGAGCAGAATTATCTACCACTCTCTTCATATAGTAGTCGGCTTTTACCATTACCTTAGCAAAATGAGTATCAAATGGAATACCAATAACCCGTACTTGTTCGGGTTGGATACAGATAGTGTGCCATTGTTCAAGAAATCTTTCTGTTTCTCTTGTAGAATAATTGGCAACTTTTTTTCTAATCCACTGAAGTTGCTTTAATGTTTCAGGAGTAGGATCAATAGAACAACCAGGAGGTGAATAAGGGCTATATTTCCCCTGAGCATTCCTAAGAGAAATAACAAAATCTTCCAGATAAAGTGGAGGAGAAGTAAAATCAACTTTTCCGACAAGAATAATGTCTCCAATTTTTTCATCTATAGCAAACCCATTTATCTCTTTTAATCCGCAAAGCTCAACAATATTCTCAGGGCAATCTTGGTGAGTCACACAACTCTTAACTTTTTGTTGTAAAACTTTAAGAGAAACAGCTCGCCCTCCAGCAAGCCCCTTCTGTGGATAAAATACGATTAAAAAAAAGGTTATTATTAGACCCACTCTGACTATTTTTAGTAATCTATTATTATTAGCCATTTTAAAATCTCCCCTAATTTCAAGTAATAAGTGCAACTGCTTGTTAAAAAAAGTAATTAGAAAAATCCTTTTTTCAAGATAAACAAGCAAATTTTTTATTTATGTTTCTCTCTATTTCTATCAGGTTATATTTGCCAGTCATAAATTCTATGAACGAAAGATTAGAAGTGGCAATATCTATAAGCAAGCGAGGACTTTCTTTTGAAGAAATAAGACTGGATAAAATTACATTAGAATCTATAAAAAAT is a genomic window of Deltaproteobacteria bacterium containing:
- a CDS encoding phosphoribosylanthranilate isomerase, translated to MAYVRLKVCGITNEEDIKICAQAGVDALGFVVEYPIDVPWNINGLYAKKLLSLVPPFVTSVLVTGGENKKIIALVRLLKPDCVQIHWRKNPDETKELVDVTKKEGIKTIQVLRINTNINETDSETKEFIAASKAYASTGIDALLVDAFTEEKPGGTGISLSFKLLRKIRENINIPLIIAGGINPSNVKKYIEYVKPFAIDVITGVEKEKGKKDKEKVEELVKILRRT
- a CDS encoding DUF1598 domain-containing protein produces the protein MANNNRLLKIVRVGLIITFFLIVFYPQKGLAGGRAVSLKVLQQKVKSCVTHQDCPENIVELCGLKEINGFAIDEKIGDIILVGKVDFTSPPLYLEDFVISLRNAQGKYSPYSPPGCSIDPTPETLKQLQWIRKKVANYSTRETERFLEQWHTICIQPEQVRVIGIPFDTHFAKVMVKADYYMKRVVDNSALLGIEGFEDLSDMTLNKVKGDCIRGQPVSLSPSLNRFWFFPGNVLYVKNKGIVIIKQCQIRLLTEEEFLAKTGEVTSTGYPDPLAKRFAENFTAKYKQIAEEKPIYVELESLFRFIALARAINHENAISKTGINLHYLLNQYPITETYVGRTLPGISHVKSCEISHGSHGSCSIGKLWLPSCGGVSMDIKITKDNFAPDKTGEILEIKKTIIRGKPSPNALYWDF